The nucleotide window TAGGTATAAGTATCCGGCATCCATTTGCCCATTAAGCGGTGGGTGAGCGCGGGGGCTTCAATACCCGTAATATCTGCCAAAGCTTTTATAACCAGGTTTTGCGACACCCCTACACGGAAACTGCCCGTTAACAGTTTGTTAAACACAAAGCGTTCCTGCGTATCCAGCATCGCCCACGAATTGATAAGCCACTCCTTGCGTTCTTCTTCGCTTTTATCGCCCAGGTTATTGATCTCGTTTATCCATTCGGTAAGCGTTTTATTACTGCTGTTTTCACCTGCGGGCATTAGTAAGGCCATGGTTTCGGCTAAATCGCCCACTACGTGATAACTTTCTTCAAACAACCAGGCGGGGATACCCGAAGCCTCTAAAGCCCAGTTGCGCACTAATGTTGAATTAATAGGTCGCTTAGGTTTGCGCCCGGTAAAAAGCGCCAGCATATTCATTTTATCGTCGTCGGGTACGCAATTGAAATAGCCTTTTAATATGGCTACCTTTTCGTTGGTCTTATTTGTTTCATCAAGCGACTGAAATAGCTGGGCAAAGGCTTTCATGTTAATATAAAGCAAATTGGTAGGAAATATGTTTTATGGCACCATCACCCTGAACTTGTTTCCCGACATACAAAAAGTAAAAAAGCCCCCCGGTAAACCGGAAGGCTTTCAAAATTTGTAATCAATAGTGTTTATTTACTGCAACTGGAACGCATTGTTAAATGTGCTGCCATCGGGATTAATACCTGATAGTACCAGTATACCTCTGCGGTTGCTGGCATCCAGTGCTTTATCAATATCTTCAATGCTGTTTACCGGGGTTTTGTTAACGCTGGTAATAATAGAGCCTGAAGCTACGCCTAATTCATCAAACATGCCGCCCTGGGTAACACCGGTAACCATTACACCTGATTTAACATGGTGCTGATCTTTTTGCGCCTGTGTTAACGGACGGAAGTTAGCCCCCATTTTATCAAAAAACTCCTGATGGTTTGTGGCGGCTAAGGCGTTGTTAATAGTACCCGGGTCGCTTTTAAGCGTAACCACAAAGTTTTTCTCCTGGTTATCGCGGCTAACGGTGATCTTTACTTTATCACCTGGCTGCATACGGCCAACATGCTCGGTCAAATCAGACGATTCGGTTACCAGGTTGCCATCAACTTTGGTAATAATATCGCCAGACTTGATACCTGCAGCTTCGGCGCCACCACCGGTAGATACTTTATCTACATATAAACCAATGGTTTTATCTTTTACACCTACCAGTTCAGCCTGGTCGCTATTGCTCAGGTCGACATAAGTTACACCAAGATAACCGCGTTTAACCGAACCGTATTGTTTAATATCATTTAATACTTTTTTAGCCAGGTTAATTGGGATAGCAAAGCCATACCCTTCGTATGAACCGGTATGCGAAGCAATAGCCGAGTTAATACCAATCAGTTCGCCTTTGGTGTTTACCAATGCGCCACCGCTGTTACCGGGGTTAATAGCCGCATCTGTTTGAATGAACGATTCGATACCCGAATTGGTGGTAGGTTTTTTAGGCGCATTACGTGATGGCGAAAAGAAAGGGTTGTCGTCGTCATCATTTTGTGTACCTATAATGCCAATACCACGGCCTTTAGCACTCACAATACCCGCCGTAACGGTTGATGTAAGGTTAAATGGATTACCCACAGCCAATACCCATTCGCCTACGCGCACATCATCACTATTACCTAATTTTACAATTGGCAGGTTGCTGGCGCTCACTTTAATTAAAGCAAGGTCGGTATTAGGGTCGCGGCCAATAACTTTCGCTTCTAAAACACGATGGTCATTCGTGGTCACCTGTATTTTTTCGGCTTTATCAACCACGTGATTGTTGGTCACAATATAACCATCAGGAGAGATGATCACACCGGAGCCTGAAGCCTGTGGCGCGCGCTGTTGTCTTTGTCCCCGGGGCATACGCTGACCAAATAACTGGCCAAACATGTCCTCCATAGCGCTACCACTTTGTGAAGCCGCGTACGTGGTACGGATATAAACCACAGCAGGCGTCACTACTGCTGCAGCCTGCGTAAAATCAACTTCGCCCGCCGATGAGGTAATATTAGATGATAACGGGTTACTTGTAAAATAAACTTTTTGTTTGTCTTCAAAGCTCAGGCCATCATTGTACCTGTTCTCCATAATTTTGTAGGCCCCTATGGCCAGTGCACCGCCAGCAAAGGCGGTTAACAGAGTTAAACCAAATTTTTTCATATTTAAAATTCCTTTTCTTTACTTAGTTTATCGGTCTCAGTTTTATAGTTCAAATTTAATACCAATAAGACTATATCGTCAACAATAAGTTAAGCCTCATTTAGTTAAAAAATGTTAAAAAACCAGCTAACTGTCATTTATACCTGTTTATAGCCCCCGGTGTTCCGCAAAAGCGGATAATTGTTTAATATTGAATTGTGAAACTGTCATTCTATAAATACCAGGGGGCCGGCAACGATTTTGTGCTGGTAGATAATCGTCAAAGCACTGTAAATCATAACGATCCGGCTTTGATTGCCCGTTTATGCGACCGCCGGTTTGGAATTGGCGGCGATGGAATGATGTTTCTGCAAAACAAAGAAGGCTTTGATTTTGAAATGGTTTATTACAACTCTGACGGCCAACCCAGCAGCATGTGCGGAAATGGCGGGCGGTGCATTGTAGCCTTCGCTAAATTTTTAGGCGTAATTGATTCCGAAACTGAATTTTTGGCGGTTGATGGCCCGCATTATGCCAGAATTTCAGAAGAAGGCAACTGGGTAAGCCTGCAAATGATAGATGTAGATACTATTGACAGGGACGCTGAAGCCTATGTATTGAATACCGGTTCGCCGCATTATGTGCAACTGACAGGTGGTTTAGAAAATAAAAACGTTTACCACGATGGGCAGGCCATCCGCAATAACGATACTTATAAAGCCAAAGGCATTAACGTAAATTTTGTTGAACCAATGGAAAAAGGCGGCTACTTTGTGCGCACTTTTGAGCGTGGTGTTGAGGACGAAACCTTTGCCTGCGGTACCGGTGTAACAGCCGTAGCACTGGCTATGGCCAAGCATTATAACCAAACCGGGCATATCACCACCCCAATAAAAGCCCTGGGTGGCCACATGCAGATCCGCTTTGACCGCAATGGCGATCAATTCACTAATATTTATCTGGAAGGCCCCGCCACGCAGGTTTTTAAAGGCGAAATAGAAATATAATCCCCGTATGCCTTTCCGTTAATTTTTTTGTTTGGACAATTCTGTTTTTTGTATAAATTCGTAAAAAATAATAATTGTCAAAAACACAATTATAAACCAAAGTAAACCATCATGAAAAAATTTGCCGGGATATTATCCTTATGCCTTGTAGTGGCTACTATTGCAAAAGCACAGGTAAAGCTTACTGTTGATATGACCAAACCCGGCGTAAATGTCAGTCCGCGGTTATATGGTTTAATGACCGAAGAGATCAACCACTCCTACGACGGAGGTTTATATGCCGAACTAATTAGCAATCGCATTTTTAAAGACGACCCAAAACAGCCTGCTAACTGGTCAGCAGTGGAAAGCGGAGGTGCCAGGGCTACTATAGAACTTGACAGCAAACAACCCATCAATAAAGCGTTAACCACCTGCCTTAAATTGGTAGTGACCAATGCCAATGGCAAAGCAGGTATAGCCAACAGTGGCTATTGGGGTATTCCGGTAAAACCACAAACTACCTACACTGCATCGTTTTACGCCCGGAGTGACGATGCAGAAGGCAAGTTAACCGCGGCTATTGAAAGCAATAATGGCAACATTATTTATGCAACAGCATCAACCACGTTGATAAAAGGAGGCTGGAAAAAATATACGTTAAAGCTAAGCACCACGGCCAGCGCAAAACCTACTACAGACGCACGCTTTGTAATTACCGCTTCGCACGCGGGCAGTTATTGGTTTAACCTGATTTCATTATTCCCGCCAACTTACAATAACCGCCCCAATGGCAACCGGATAGATATTATGCAAAAAATGGCCGATATGCAGCCTAAATTCCTGCGTTTCCCCGGCGGTAATTTTTTGGAGGGCGATTTGTTTGCCACCCGCTTCCCGTGGAAAGAAACACTTGGCCCGCTGGAAAACAGGCCGGGACATCCCGGCTGCTGGAAATACCGCGCATCTGACGGGATGGGGCTGCTGGAATTTTTAGAATGGTGCGAAGATTTGAAAATGGAACCTTTATTGGCCGTTTACGCTGGTTACACCTTAAAGGGTGACCATATGGATGCCGGGCCCTTCCTGAAACCTTTTGTTGACGAGGCGTTAGAAGAAATAGAATATGTAACCGGTGGCGTTAATACCAAGTGGGGCGCAGTGCGCGCAAAAGACGGTCACCCCGCGCCGTTTAAACTAAGATATGTGGAAATTGGCAATGAGGACGGCTTCGACGTTTCGCACAGTTACGACGGCCGCTTTACCCAGTTTTACGATGCGATAAAAGCCAAATACCCGCAACTGCAACTGATATCAACCGTAGGTGGAAAAGATGGCCTGGGCAGGCGTACACCCATCAAATCGCGTGTGCCGCAGGCTTATGATGAGCATTACTACCGTAATGCCTGGGAGATGGAAGAAGATGCCGCGCATTATGATGATTACGACCGTAAAAGCCCTAAAATTTTTGTGGGCGAATGGGCAACGCGTGAAGGTTCGCCAACACCTAATATGAATGCCGCCCTTGGCGATGCCGCCTGGATGACTGGCATGGAACGTAATTCAGACCATGTGATCATGTCGTGCTATGCACCGCTGTTTGTTAATGTAAACCCCGGCGCCATGCAATGGAGTTCAGACCTGATCGGGTATAATGCTTTGAATAGCTATGGTTCGCCATCGTATTACGCGCAACAAATGTTCAGTACCAATGTGGGCGATAAGGTAGTACCTATGCAGGGTGAAAACATCCCAACGCAAACCCGTGCGCCCAACAAGCGCGACAGCGCAAGGAACGTGATGCCTAAGCCCATCCCAGCCATGTTTTATGTGGCTACGCAGGATACTAAAAATGGGATATTATATGTCAAAATTGTAAATGCCTCGGGCAAGGCCCAAACAGTTAACCTTGATATTAAAGGGGCAGGTGCAATTAACAGCAGCGCTACTTTGACCGTTTTAAAGGGCAGCGGGCCGCAGGATACAAATTCAATAAATGAACCGGAAAAAATTATCCCTGTAAAACAGGAAATTACGGCGGTGACAAAAAACTTTAACAGGGAAATAGATGCCTACTCGGTAAATGTGCTGAAGCTGAAGATAAAATAGTTGGTTGCTTTGCCGTTTTTATAAAGTGGGTTCAAAACAAGTTGTTAATTATTTTATTTATAGCTTTATTAAATATCTAACATTAAATAAAAATGACAGCTATTGAACCCACCCGCAAGGACATTGCCCATCCACAGCATATTAAAAAAAATTCTTCATCGCTGCGTTTATGGCATTGGCTAAACACCATTGTTATCTGCGGGTCACTTATTACAGTGCTTATCAATTCCACATTAATTACCCGCGAAACCGTAACGCCTGTTGTGTTAAGCGAGCTTAATAAAGGTGGGGCAGCCGTAAGTGTAGAACAGGCCAAAGGCGTAAGCCATGCACTGGAAGATAAAGTTTGGGAAATACACATTTATTTTGGCTATTGCCTGGCCGCTTTATTATTATTCCGGATAATACTAGAGTTTTTTCAGCTGGCCGATCAGAAATTTATCAGGAAGATAAAATTAGCCTACACGCAGTTTTTAATCACTAAAAAGAACCGCGAGATCGCCCGTCACGAGTTTACAGTTAAGGCGATATATGTTTTATTCTATATCGTGCTTTTTATCATGGTTATTACAGGGCTGTTCTTAGCGTTTGAAGATTTGATGGCCCCTTATAAAGCTATAAGGCACAGCGTTAAAGAGGTGCATAACTTTTGCATGTATATTGTGCTGGCATTTATTACCATCCATTTAATTGGGGTGTTTTTGGCCGAACGCAATGAAAGTAAAGGCATCGTATCCGATATGATCCACGGAGGCAAAGAATAATATTATCTTCCGTTGATCAGTTTAGCCATCCCGAATGCTGCACCGGCGGCTAATGCACCTATTATCACCACCTTTAATGCCCCGCTTAAAGCTGGCTGCCCCGTCATTTTACTTTTGAAATAGCCAAATATAAACAGGCAGATAATGGTTAATATGCACGAGTAATTTAAGGCAGTTGGCGCGTGGTCTATAAAAATGTAGGGAGATAATGGGATAATGCCACCCACAATATACGATGCCCCGATAGTGAAAGCGCTTTTTGTGGCCCGGTTAGCATGAGGCTCTTCAAGCCCTAACTCATACCGCATCATAAAATCAACCCACTTTTTTTTGTCCTTAGCCATTTCATCGGCTATTTGCTGTTGAAGCGATTCTGACAAGCCAAATTCGGCAAATACTTCTTTAACTTCCAGTTTTTCCTGTTCAGGCACACGCTCTACTTCCTCATATTCACGTTTCAGTTCAGAATTATAATGATCTACCTCGGTACGTCCGGCCAAAAACCCGCCCAGCCCCATGGCTATTGAACCGGCAACAATTTCGGCAATACCTGCCGTAACCACAATGCCCGATGAACTGATAGCCCCGCTTAAGCCTGCCGCCAATGCGAAAGGTACCGTTAAACCATCGGACATACCGATAACAATATCCCTGATAGTTTCTGAACTGGTTACATGGTGTTCGTGATGGGTACTCATTATTGCTCTTGTAATATGCTATTATAAATCTAAACTAATTTATTAACTACTTATATGGACTTGAAGTTATAGATATTAACCCAAATCTTTCTTACCCGAATGAAAATAGTTTAAATCTAACCCCTCTGGCTTTAAAAGGAATTATTAAGTTTGAATTTTATACACCTATGCTAACAGCTATATTAATTGCGTTTGGTTTAACCCCCGCCGATTATTCCGTACAACCATTTGGCTCGGGCCTGATTAATTATACCTGGAAAGTAAGCGGGAAGCATAATGTTTACATTCTGCAGCGCATTAACAAAAATGTGTTTAAATCGCCGCAGGCCATTGCCCATAACTTAGTACTGTTGGGAAAGTATTTCGAGACCAATTACCCTGATTATCTTTTTGTTGCCCCTTTACCCGCAATTAATAAGCAATACCTGGCTGTGATTGATGAGGAGTATTACCGGTTGTCACCTTTTATCAAAAATTCACATACTGTTGATGCTCTTGAATTCCCGGAACAGGCATTTGAAGCGGCTAAACAATTTGGTAAATTCTCGCGGTTGCTTAATGGTTTTGATGCAGGGCAATTACAATATACGCTACCCGATTTTCACAATCTTAATTTAAGGGTAGATCAATTCAATGCCGCCTTACAAAATGCCCCGGCCGATAGGTTAAGTCAAACAATTGAGGAGGTTAAGGCCATAGCGGTAAATGCCGATATCGCGGAAACCTATCGCCGGATAGTACAAGACAAGCAAATCCCCCTGCGTGTAATTCACCATGATACTAAGATAAGCAACGTATTATTTAATGATAAAGGTGAAGGCTTGTGTGTGATAGACCTTGATACGGTAATGCCCGGATATTTTATTAGCGATCTAGGCGATATGATGCGTACTTATTTATCGCCCGTGACCGAAGAAGAACGCGATTTAGATCTTGTGCAAATTAACGAGGCCAATTTCGCGGCTATTTACAAAGGCTATATGCAGGAAATGGGCGATGTATTGACCGATGCCGAAAAAGGCCTGTTTATTTACGCCGGTAAGTTTATGATATATATGCAGGCGCTGCGCTTTTTAACCGATTTTTTAAACGGCGACATTTATTATCCAACCAACTATCAGGGGCATAATTTAGTACGGGCGCAAAACCAGCTAACCCTGCTTGAGCGGTATATACAATCCGAAGAAAAATTTAAGAAACTGATCAATATCAAATAAAAATAAATAATAACAGATAATAATGGCCCGTTTAATCAACCTTCTTTTTGCTTTTAGTTTTTGTATAATAACTACGGCAACATTTGCACAGGAAAAATATATATCGGGCCATAACAGCTGGAACCCCGACTCGCTGGGCAACCACCGTGCCGTAGTGAATGTACAGGCGCAAGGGCCCGCTGCCAAAGTAGTAATAGACTGGCGCCGCAGGGACAACCCGGCCGACAAGGCCATTATTGTGGTTGACGCGAAAACTAATAAGCGCGTACTGAATGTCAAAACCGAAAATATATCCCGTGAAAACGGAACAGTTTATTTCGAACCGACATCGGGTATAGGCAAGTACTATATTTATTATATGCCCTACAAGGTAAAGGCCGGGTCTAACTATCCCAATGCCATTTACGCTAAAATGCAAAATACTGCATCGTCTGAATGGTTGGCTAAAACCGGGCAGGCACGGCAGGCATCAGTTACTTATCTTGAATCGGTAAACGCTATGAATAGCTTTTATCCCATGGAAGTGATTGCTAACGCACGCGAGGTGCAAAAAATTACAGCGCTGAACCAGGACAAACCCTACTTAGTTTTCACCGAAGACCGCGAACATCCCATTAAAATGCCGCACGATCTGCCGCAGCGCTGGATTACCAAAGGTGTCACCGGGAGTTTTACAGGTACAGCGCTCAGAGGCGAAAACTTCAGTTATCAATTAGGTGTGTATGCCAGCAAACAGGACCTGCAAAATGTGAAATTAACCTTTTACCCTTTAAGCGATAATAAAGGCCATGCCATACCACCAGCAGGTGTGAGTTGCTTGAATACTGATGGAACTAAGTACGACGGTACACCACTAAGTAATACAGTGAACATAAGCAAAGGTGATGTACAGGCACTATGGTGCCTGGTTAATGTACCAATGCAAGCAGTTGCTGGTACTTATACCGGTATAGTAAATGTTAAAGCTGATAATGCCCCCCCAACTATCATTAAAATTACCATAGTTGTAAAACCGCAAATGGCTGTAAAAGGTGGGGTGAACGAGCCGCAAAAGCAAACCCGTTTAACCTGGTTAAACAGCACCCTGGCGCAAAAAAACGATGTGATAGCGCCATATACACCATTAACAGTTAACGGCAAGACGATCAGCCTGTTGGGGCGTAAAGTAATATTGGCCAATAGCGGTTTCCCGGATAAGATCCAATCCTTCTTTAACCAGGAAATGACAGGTATGTCCGACACGGCTAAGAATATACTTGGTGAAAATATTCACTTTCACATTGTCAGTGCTAAAACACACAAGGACATAGCGTTAAAGGGCGCA belongs to Mucilaginibacter boryungensis and includes:
- a CDS encoding Do family serine endopeptidase, translating into MKKFGLTLLTAFAGGALAIGAYKIMENRYNDGLSFEDKQKVYFTSNPLSSNITSSAGEVDFTQAAAVVTPAVVYIRTTYAASQSGSAMEDMFGQLFGQRMPRGQRQQRAPQASGSGVIISPDGYIVTNNHVVDKAEKIQVTTNDHRVLEAKVIGRDPNTDLALIKVSASNLPIVKLGNSDDVRVGEWVLAVGNPFNLTSTVTAGIVSAKGRGIGIIGTQNDDDDNPFFSPSRNAPKKPTTNSGIESFIQTDAAINPGNSGGALVNTKGELIGINSAIASHTGSYEGYGFAIPINLAKKVLNDIKQYGSVKRGYLGVTYVDLSNSDQAELVGVKDKTIGLYVDKVSTGGGAEAAGIKSGDIITKVDGNLVTESSDLTEHVGRMQPGDKVKITVSRDNQEKNFVVTLKSDPGTINNALAATNHQEFFDKMGANFRPLTQAQKDQHHVKSGVMVTGVTQGGMFDELGVASGSIITSVNKTPVNSIEDIDKALDASNRRGILVLSGINPDGSTFNNAFQLQ
- a CDS encoding alpha-L-arabinofuranosidase C-terminal domain-containing protein, with amino-acid sequence MKKFAGILSLCLVVATIAKAQVKLTVDMTKPGVNVSPRLYGLMTEEINHSYDGGLYAELISNRIFKDDPKQPANWSAVESGGARATIELDSKQPINKALTTCLKLVVTNANGKAGIANSGYWGIPVKPQTTYTASFYARSDDAEGKLTAAIESNNGNIIYATASTTLIKGGWKKYTLKLSTTASAKPTTDARFVITASHAGSYWFNLISLFPPTYNNRPNGNRIDIMQKMADMQPKFLRFPGGNFLEGDLFATRFPWKETLGPLENRPGHPGCWKYRASDGMGLLEFLEWCEDLKMEPLLAVYAGYTLKGDHMDAGPFLKPFVDEALEEIEYVTGGVNTKWGAVRAKDGHPAPFKLRYVEIGNEDGFDVSHSYDGRFTQFYDAIKAKYPQLQLISTVGGKDGLGRRTPIKSRVPQAYDEHYYRNAWEMEEDAAHYDDYDRKSPKIFVGEWATREGSPTPNMNAALGDAAWMTGMERNSDHVIMSCYAPLFVNVNPGAMQWSSDLIGYNALNSYGSPSYYAQQMFSTNVGDKVVPMQGENIPTQTRAPNKRDSARNVMPKPIPAMFYVATQDTKNGILYVKIVNASGKAQTVNLDIKGAGAINSSATLTVLKGSGPQDTNSINEPEKIIPVKQEITAVTKNFNREIDAYSVNVLKLKIK
- a CDS encoding cytochrome b/b6 domain-containing protein; this translates as MTAIEPTRKDIAHPQHIKKNSSSLRLWHWLNTIVICGSLITVLINSTLITRETVTPVVLSELNKGGAAVSVEQAKGVSHALEDKVWEIHIYFGYCLAALLLFRIILEFFQLADQKFIRKIKLAYTQFLITKKNREIARHEFTVKAIYVLFYIVLFIMVITGLFLAFEDLMAPYKAIRHSVKEVHNFCMYIVLAFITIHLIGVFLAERNESKGIVSDMIHGGKE
- the dapF gene encoding diaminopimelate epimerase, which translates into the protein MKLSFYKYQGAGNDFVLVDNRQSTVNHNDPALIARLCDRRFGIGGDGMMFLQNKEGFDFEMVYYNSDGQPSSMCGNGGRCIVAFAKFLGVIDSETEFLAVDGPHYARISEEGNWVSLQMIDVDTIDRDAEAYVLNTGSPHYVQLTGGLENKNVYHDGQAIRNNDTYKAKGINVNFVEPMEKGGYFVRTFERGVEDETFACGTGVTAVALAMAKHYNQTGHITTPIKALGGHMQIRFDRNGDQFTNIYLEGPATQVFKGEIEI
- a CDS encoding phosphotransferase enzyme family protein; this translates as MLTAILIAFGLTPADYSVQPFGSGLINYTWKVSGKHNVYILQRINKNVFKSPQAIAHNLVLLGKYFETNYPDYLFVAPLPAINKQYLAVIDEEYYRLSPFIKNSHTVDALEFPEQAFEAAKQFGKFSRLLNGFDAGQLQYTLPDFHNLNLRVDQFNAALQNAPADRLSQTIEEVKAIAVNADIAETYRRIVQDKQIPLRVIHHDTKISNVLFNDKGEGLCVIDLDTVMPGYFISDLGDMMRTYLSPVTEEERDLDLVQINEANFAAIYKGYMQEMGDVLTDAEKGLFIYAGKFMIYMQALRFLTDFLNGDIYYPTNYQGHNLVRAQNQLTLLERYIQSEEKFKKLINIK
- a CDS encoding VIT1/CCC1 transporter family protein, producing MSTHHEHHVTSSETIRDIVIGMSDGLTVPFALAAGLSGAISSSGIVVTAGIAEIVAGSIAMGLGGFLAGRTEVDHYNSELKREYEEVERVPEQEKLEVKEVFAEFGLSESLQQQIADEMAKDKKKWVDFMMRYELGLEEPHANRATKSAFTIGASYIVGGIIPLSPYIFIDHAPTALNYSCILTIICLFIFGYFKSKMTGQPALSGALKVVIIGALAAGAAFGMAKLINGR